Proteins found in one Zea mays cultivar B73 chromosome 1, Zm-B73-REFERENCE-NAM-5.0, whole genome shotgun sequence genomic segment:
- the LOC103645095 gene encoding uncharacterized protein, whose translation MDKKQQILVYTAASHMLLSMMAMVIQSRKRKRSESVETITYAPIEGRDRMRIEYLNNKIWKNDVTCVSMLRLNRASFFRFCKLFRDRGLLQDTIHLCVEQQVAMFLNTVGHNVRNRLVGTNFDRSGETVSRYFNKVLHAIGELRKEFIRPPSTSTPAKIAGNPRWDPYFKDCIGAIDGTHVRASVPKHMEASFRGRKSYATQNVMAAVDFNLRFTFVLAGWEGTAHDALVLRDALERDNGLRVPEGKFYLVDAGYGAKPGFMPPFRGVRYHLNEWGNNPVQNEKELFNHRHSSLRVSVERAFGSLKRRFKILDDATPFFPFSTQVEVVVACCIIHNWVIQDGGDDFIIPESEELPIINHQTSSHGQAIEHGIMVMDKETSGAKAGGGLCQWTPTQSTFVLTFLSNIVADGTKTSTGFKKVHLNACAKALNDHFKIIRTGDQVANHLKTWKKKYIRINYLKNLSAALWDENEFIVSLDHEHYKEHMADPKNKADDEYLNKPLSYYGFLATIFGNSVATGQYAKSSNDPLGNDGVNNGADGNAESGGMNHGIDKSVVNDDASSSAKPAKRAKTIDDIRRKTDCLVEAFDRGSERLAKAIEKASNALPDGLFEAVDSLPGFQLNHKSRYYQHLVRHPNDAHAFMNLPFDWKLSWFSNFVGDNF comes from the exons ATGGATAAGAAGCAACAAATTTTAGTTTACACAGCTGCGTCACATATGTTGCTTTCAATGATGGCCATGGTTATTCAATCTAGAAAAAGAAAGCGTTCTGAATCTGTAGAAACAATTACCTATGCTCCAATTGAGGGGAGAGATAGAATGAGAATTGAATATCTTAATAATAAGATATGGAAAAATGATGTAACTTGTGTTAGTATGCTTAGACTCAATAGAGCATCCTTCTTCCGATTTTGTAAATTATTTAGGGATCGTGGCCTTTTGCAAGACACCATACATTTGTGTGTTGAGCAGCAGGTTGCGATGTTTTTAAATACTGTGGGTCACAATGTTAGGAATAGGTTAGTTGGCACCAATTTTGATAGGTCCGGTGAAACTGTTAGTCGCTATTTCAACAAAGTACTTCACGCTATTGGAGAGCTACGAAAGGAGTTTATTAGGCCACCATCTACATCAACTCCAGCTAAAATTGCAGGGAACCCAAGATGGGATCCTTACTTTAAG GATTGTATTGGTGCAATAGATGGCACACATGTGCGAGCATCTGTTCCTAAACACATGGAGGCTTCCTTTCGTGGTAGAAAGAGTTATGCTACTCAAAATGTCATGGCAGCAGTAGATTTTAATCTTCGATTCACATTTGTCTTGGCCGGTTGGGAGGGGACAGCTCATGATGCACTAGTCTTACGTGATGCGTTAGAAAGAGATAATGGTCTTCGTGTGCCTGAAG GCAAGTTCTACTTAGTCGATGCCGGATATGGAGCCAAACCTGGATTTATGCCCCCTTTTCGTGGAGTACGATACCACTTGAACGAGTGGGGAAATAATCCCgtgcaaaatgagaaagaattATTCAATCATAGACATTCATCTCTAAGAGTTTCAGTAGAGCGGGCATTTGGTTCATTGAAGAGAAGATTTAAAATTCTTGATGATGCTACACCATTCTTCCCCTTCTCTACACAAGTAGAAGTTGTGGTTGCTTGTTGTATTATTCACAATTGGGTTATACAAGATGGAGGTGACGACTTTATCATTCCTGAGAGTGAGGAATTACCTATCATTAATCATCAAACATCTTCGCATGGACAAGCAATAGAACATGGCATTATG GTCATGGATAAGGAGACAAGTGGTGCAAAAGCTGGTGGTGGACTATGTCAATGGACACCAACTCAATCCACATTTGTTCTCACCTTTCTTAGCAACATTGTTGCTGATGGCACTAAAACCTCCACTGGCTTCAAGAAAGTTCATCTCAATGCTTGTGCTAAGGCTCTCAACGACCATTTTAAAATTATAAGGACAGGCGATCAAGTTGCTAATCACTTGAAGACATGGAAGAAGAAGTACATTAGGATCAACTACCTTAAGAATTTGAGTGCTGCTCTTTGGGATGAAAATGAATTCATTGTTTCTCTTGATCACGAGCACTACAAAGAACATATGGCG GACCCAAAAAACAAGGCTGATGATGAATATTTGAACAAGCCTCTTTCATACTATGGTTTTCTAGCTACAATCTTTGGCAATAGTGTTGCTACCGGTCAGTATGCAAAGAGCTCTAATGACCCACTTGGGAATGATGGGGTGAACAATGGTGCTGATGGCAATGCAGAAAGTGGGGGGATGAATCATGGGATTGATAAAAGTGTTGTAAATGATGATGCATCTTCATCAGCTAAGCCCGCTAAGAGAGCCAAGACTATTGATGATATCAGAAGAAAGACTGATTGCTTGGTTGAAGCATTTGATCGTGGTAGCGAAAGGCTAGCAAAGGCAATTGAGAAAGCAAGCAATGCTTTACCAGATGGTTTGTTTGAAGCAGTGGACAGTCTCCCAGGTTTTCAGCTTAACCACAAGTCTCGATACTATCAGCATTTGGTTAGGCATCCTAATGATGCCCATGCTTTCATGAATCTACCATTTGATTGGAAGTTGTCGTGGTTTTCGAATTTCGTTGGTGACAATTTTTAG